A genomic stretch from Aedes albopictus strain Foshan chromosome 2, AalbF5, whole genome shotgun sequence includes:
- the LOC109411530 gene encoding cytoplasmic phosphatidylinositol transfer protein 1 isoform X5 codes for MLTKEYRICMPLTVEEYKIGQLYMIARHSLEQSDAGNGVEVVENKECYDEEHGKGQYTEKRIHLSSRLPYWIQAFCPKVFYIVEKGWNYYPFTITVH; via the exons ATGCTTACCAAAGAATATCGGATCTGCATGCCGCTTACGGTGGAAGAG TACAAAATCGGACAGCTGTACATGATTGCCCGGCACAGCCTGGAGCAATCCGATGCCGGAAACGGGGTTGAAGTTGTTGAAAATAAGGAATGCTACGATGAAGAGCATGGCAAGGGGCAGTACACGGAGAAAAGAATCCATCTTTCCAG CCGGCTACCATACTGGATACAAGCTTTTTGTCCAAAAGTTTTCTACATCGTAGAGAAAGGTTGGAACTACTATCCATTCACAATCACAG